From one Streptomyces sp. Q6 genomic stretch:
- a CDS encoding helix-turn-helix domain-containing protein, protein MHLADPGGSAAVPAVSPRAVADKLGGVAAYLAEDQDIGDITGIVIAEPGDDLGDARGALVLAVGARGTDATALVEAAAKAGASAVAVRLDGGAEHVPEPLPAAAHATRTALFALPADVRWDHVQSVVRGLLAGARASGPYARGGGDLYSLAQTVATLTHGLVTIEDGAHQVMAYAGASEEADDLRRRSILGRACPEEYLTLLRQWGVHRRVRAGDEVVEVAARPEQGFRRRLVIGIRAGTRPLGSIWVQEGARPLAEHAERALRGAARIAASQLVDHYYEGDAAARRLSRSDLAHGLLTGRFDAAALALHLGIPPSTAASVVAVDLREDPAVGETAWQEARRAEAAEIIAVHAAAYRRHTLVAQACGQIYAMLPEPGAHHDGGEQDEAGLVRWSTDLVERLRRHTGSPVQAVVAGTAARLDDIPAVKLRGHHALQIMARTPERAVHTHRGLTASLMVRDLLELLAGHEEIRHPALTELAERDAAHGTRLAESLLHYLDAFGDVPRVAKTLNVHPNTLRYRVRKAAALTGLDLDDAEHRLAAMLQLRLYRDRPGELSH, encoded by the coding sequence ATGCATCTGGCGGACCCGGGCGGCTCGGCCGCCGTTCCTGCTGTCTCCCCGCGCGCCGTCGCGGACAAACTGGGCGGCGTGGCCGCCTACTTGGCCGAGGACCAGGACATCGGTGACATCACCGGCATCGTCATCGCGGAGCCGGGGGACGACCTCGGTGACGCGCGGGGCGCGCTCGTCCTGGCCGTCGGCGCGCGCGGCACCGACGCCACCGCCCTGGTCGAGGCGGCGGCGAAGGCGGGCGCGAGCGCCGTCGCGGTCCGGCTCGACGGCGGCGCGGAGCATGTCCCCGAGCCGCTGCCGGCCGCCGCGCACGCGACCCGCACCGCCCTGTTCGCCCTTCCCGCGGACGTCCGCTGGGACCATGTGCAGTCGGTGGTCCGCGGACTCCTGGCCGGTGCCCGCGCGAGCGGCCCGTACGCCAGGGGCGGCGGCGATCTGTACTCACTGGCGCAGACCGTTGCCACGCTCACCCACGGCCTCGTCACCATCGAGGACGGCGCGCACCAGGTCATGGCCTACGCCGGCGCGTCCGAGGAGGCCGACGACCTGCGCCGGCGCTCGATCCTCGGCCGGGCCTGCCCCGAGGAGTATCTGACCCTGCTCCGGCAGTGGGGCGTCCACCGCCGGGTCCGCGCCGGGGACGAGGTCGTCGAGGTCGCGGCCCGGCCCGAACAGGGCTTCCGGCGGCGCCTGGTGATCGGGATCAGGGCGGGCACGCGTCCGCTCGGCTCGATCTGGGTGCAGGAGGGCGCGCGCCCGCTGGCCGAGCACGCCGAACGGGCGCTGCGCGGCGCGGCGCGGATCGCCGCCTCGCAACTCGTCGACCACTACTACGAGGGCGACGCGGCCGCCCGCAGGCTGTCGCGCTCCGATCTCGCCCACGGACTGCTCACCGGCCGCTTCGACGCCGCCGCGCTCGCCCTCCACCTCGGGATACCGCCGTCCACGGCGGCGTCCGTGGTCGCCGTCGACCTGCGCGAGGACCCCGCCGTCGGCGAGACGGCCTGGCAGGAGGCCCGGCGCGCAGAGGCCGCCGAGATCATCGCCGTGCACGCGGCCGCGTACCGGCGGCACACCCTCGTCGCCCAGGCCTGCGGGCAGATCTACGCCATGCTTCCCGAGCCGGGCGCGCACCACGACGGCGGCGAGCAGGACGAGGCGGGCCTGGTGCGCTGGTCGACCGATCTCGTGGAGCGGCTGCGCCGGCACACCGGATCCCCGGTACAGGCCGTCGTCGCGGGGACCGCGGCCCGGCTCGACGACATCCCCGCCGTCAAGCTCCGCGGTCACCACGCGCTCCAGATCATGGCCCGCACCCCCGAGCGCGCCGTGCACACGCACCGCGGCCTCACGGCCTCGCTGATGGTGCGCGACCTCCTGGAACTGCTCGCCGGACACGAGGAGATCCGGCACCCCGCCCTTACCGAGCTGGCCGAGCGGGACGCGGCGCACGGCACCCGGCTCGCCGAGTCGCTGCTCCACTACCTCGACGCCTTCGGCGACGTGCCCCGCGTGGCGAAGACCCTGAACGTCCACCCCAACACGCTGCGCTACCGGGTCCGCAAGGCCGCCGCGCTCACCGGCCTCGACCTGGACGACGCCGAGCACCGGCTCGCCGCGATGCTCCAGCTGCGCCTCTACCGCGACCGACCGGGGGAACTTTCCCATTGA
- a CDS encoding NAD(P)-dependent alcohol dehydrogenase: MKALQYRTVGAAPEVVTVPDPEPGPGQVLLKVTAAGVCHSDIAVMSWPAEGFPYELPLTLGHEGVGTVAALGAGVTGLKEGDPVAVYGPWGCGTCANCAQGKENYCLRAAELGINPPGLGSPGSMAEYMIVDDPRHLVPIDGLDPVATVPLTDAGLTPYHAIKRSLPKLVPGSTAVVIGTGGLGHVAIQLLRAMTAARVIALDVSEDKLALARTVGAHEAILSDAEAAAKVRELTGGRGAEAVFDFVGVQPTVETAGAVAAVEGDVTIVGIGGGSLPVGFGKTAFEVNVTAPYWGSRGELIEVLDLARAGAVSVHTETYSLDDAPKAYERLHDGKINGRAVILPNG; the protein is encoded by the coding sequence ATGAAGGCACTTCAGTACCGGACCGTCGGAGCAGCACCCGAGGTCGTCACCGTCCCCGACCCGGAGCCCGGACCGGGCCAGGTCCTGCTGAAGGTCACCGCAGCCGGCGTCTGCCACTCCGACATCGCGGTGATGAGCTGGCCCGCCGAGGGCTTCCCGTACGAGCTCCCGCTCACCCTCGGTCACGAGGGCGTCGGCACGGTCGCCGCGCTGGGCGCGGGTGTGACCGGCCTGAAGGAGGGCGACCCGGTCGCCGTCTACGGCCCGTGGGGCTGCGGCACCTGTGCCAACTGCGCGCAGGGCAAGGAGAACTACTGCCTGCGCGCCGCCGAACTCGGCATCAACCCGCCCGGACTCGGCTCGCCCGGCTCCATGGCCGAGTACATGATCGTCGACGACCCGCGCCACCTCGTGCCGATCGACGGCCTCGACCCCGTTGCCACCGTGCCGCTCACCGACGCCGGCCTCACCCCGTACCACGCGATCAAGCGCTCGCTGCCCAAGCTGGTCCCCGGCTCCACCGCCGTCGTCATCGGCACCGGCGGCCTCGGCCACGTGGCCATCCAGCTGCTGCGCGCCATGACGGCCGCCCGCGTGATCGCCCTCGACGTGTCCGAGGACAAGCTCGCCCTGGCCCGCACCGTCGGCGCCCACGAGGCGATCCTGTCCGACGCCGAGGCCGCCGCGAAGGTCCGCGAGCTCACCGGCGGGCGCGGCGCCGAGGCGGTCTTCGACTTCGTCGGCGTCCAGCCCACGGTCGAGACCGCGGGCGCGGTCGCCGCGGTCGAGGGTGACGTCACGATCGTCGGCATCGGCGGCGGCTCGCTGCCCGTCGGCTTCGGGAAGACCGCCTTCGAGGTCAACGTCACCGCTCCCTACTGGGGCAGCCGCGGCGAGCTCATCGAGGTCCTCGATCTCGCCCGCGCCGGCGCCGTCTCCGTGCACACCGAGACGTACTCCCTGGACGACGCGCCCAAGGCGTACGAGCGGCTGCACGACGGCAAGATCAACGGGCGCGCGGTGATCCTGCCCAACGGCTGA
- a CDS encoding cytochrome P450 — MSTAQAPDILSPEFAANPYPAYRAMRESAPLIWHEPTQSWIISRYADVERVFKDKEAQFTTDNYNWQIEPVHGKTILQLSGREHAVRRALVAPAFRGSDLQAKFLPVIESNSRELIDQFRATGSADLVGDYATRFPVNVIADMLGLDKADHARFHGWYTAVIAFLGNLSGDPEVAAAGERTRVEFAEYMIPIIQARRENLGDDLLSTLCAAEVDGVRMSDEDIKAFCSLLLAAGGETTDKAIASIFANLLTHPEQLAAVREDRSLIPRAFAETLRFTPPVHMIMRQSAVDVEVSGGTIPAGATVTCLIGAANRDEQRYKDPDRFDLFRDDLTATTAFSAAADHLAFALGRHFCVGALLAKAEVETGVNQLLDAMPDLRLADGFDPVEQGVFTRGPQSLPVRFTPAAS; from the coding sequence ATGTCCACCGCGCAGGCCCCCGACATCCTTTCGCCGGAGTTCGCTGCGAACCCGTACCCCGCCTACCGTGCGATGCGGGAGTCCGCGCCCCTCATCTGGCACGAGCCGACCCAGAGCTGGATCATCTCGCGCTACGCCGACGTGGAACGCGTCTTCAAGGACAAGGAGGCGCAGTTCACCACCGACAACTACAACTGGCAGATCGAGCCGGTGCACGGCAAGACGATCCTCCAGCTCAGCGGCAGGGAGCACGCCGTGCGCCGCGCTCTCGTGGCGCCCGCCTTCCGCGGCAGCGACCTCCAGGCGAAGTTCCTGCCCGTGATCGAGTCCAACTCCCGTGAGCTGATAGACCAGTTCCGCGCCACCGGCAGCGCCGACCTCGTCGGCGACTACGCCACCCGCTTTCCGGTCAATGTCATCGCCGACATGCTCGGCCTCGACAAGGCGGACCACGCGCGCTTCCACGGCTGGTACACCGCCGTCATCGCGTTCCTCGGCAACCTGTCCGGTGACCCGGAGGTCGCCGCGGCGGGCGAGCGGACCCGCGTCGAGTTCGCCGAGTACATGATCCCGATCATCCAGGCCCGCCGCGAGAACCTCGGCGACGACCTGCTCTCCACGCTGTGCGCCGCCGAGGTCGACGGCGTGCGGATGAGCGACGAGGACATCAAGGCCTTCTGCAGCCTGCTCCTCGCGGCCGGCGGCGAGACCACCGACAAGGCCATCGCCAGCATCTTCGCCAACCTCCTGACGCACCCCGAGCAGTTGGCGGCCGTCCGCGAGGACCGCTCGCTGATCCCGCGGGCCTTCGCCGAGACGCTGCGCTTCACCCCGCCCGTCCACATGATCATGCGCCAGTCGGCGGTCGACGTGGAGGTCAGCGGCGGCACCATCCCCGCCGGAGCGACCGTCACCTGCCTCATCGGCGCCGCCAACCGCGACGAGCAGCGCTACAAGGACCCCGACCGCTTCGACCTCTTCCGCGACGACCTCACCGCCACGACGGCGTTCTCCGCCGCCGCCGACCACCTCGCCTTCGCCCTCGGCCGGCACTTCTGCGTGGGCGCGCTGCTCGCCAAGGCCGAGGTCGAGACGGGAGTGAACCAGCTGCTCGACGCGATGCCCGACCTGCGGCTCGCCGACGGCTTCGACCCGGTCGAGCAGGGCGTGTTCACCCGCGGACCGCAGTCCCTGCCGGTGCGGTTCACGCCCGCCGCCTCCTGA
- the trpS gene encoding tryptophan--tRNA ligase, translating into MTSTDTLGTSAAQARGAELEQLIRKDPGQFRVLTGDRPTGRLHLGHYFGTLHNRVRLQDLGVETFVLIPDYQVLTDRDVAEHLQEYVAELVLDHLAIGIDPDRSTIFTHSAVPALNQLLLPFLSLVSVAELNRNPTVKDEIAHSRQSAVSGLMLTYPVHQAADILSVKANLVPVGQDQLPHLEITRTVARRFNDRYGRGTEVFPQPEALLSDAPLLLGTDGTKMSKSRGNSIALSATADETARLIRGARTDAERRITYDPAGRPEVSSLVLLAALCEGTDPHTVAGEIGDGGAAVLKKRVTEAVNTHLAPIRARRTAYERDRQVVRDVLRAGNARVNALADATLQDVRAAMNADY; encoded by the coding sequence ATGACCAGCACCGACACCCTCGGCACCTCCGCCGCGCAGGCCCGCGGCGCCGAACTGGAGCAGCTGATCCGCAAGGACCCCGGACAGTTCCGGGTGCTCACCGGCGACCGCCCCACCGGGCGGCTCCATCTCGGCCACTACTTCGGCACCCTGCACAACCGCGTCAGACTCCAGGACCTCGGCGTCGAGACGTTCGTCCTCATCCCCGACTACCAGGTGCTCACCGACCGCGACGTCGCTGAGCACCTCCAGGAGTACGTGGCCGAACTCGTCCTCGACCACCTGGCCATCGGGATCGACCCGGACCGGTCCACGATCTTCACGCACAGCGCCGTCCCCGCGCTCAACCAGCTCCTGCTGCCGTTCCTCAGCCTCGTCTCCGTCGCCGAGCTGAACCGCAACCCCACCGTGAAGGACGAGATCGCCCACTCCCGCCAGTCGGCCGTCAGCGGACTGATGCTCACCTATCCGGTCCACCAGGCCGCCGACATCCTCTCCGTCAAGGCCAACCTGGTCCCCGTCGGCCAGGACCAGCTGCCGCACCTGGAGATCACCCGCACCGTCGCCCGCCGCTTCAACGACCGCTACGGGCGCGGCACCGAGGTCTTCCCGCAGCCCGAGGCGCTGCTCTCCGACGCCCCGCTGCTGCTCGGCACCGACGGCACCAAGATGAGCAAGAGCCGCGGCAACTCCATCGCCCTGTCCGCCACCGCCGACGAGACCGCGCGCCTCATCCGCGGCGCCAGGACCGACGCCGAACGCCGCATCACCTACGACCCGGCCGGCCGCCCCGAGGTCTCCTCGCTCGTCCTGCTCGCCGCGCTCTGCGAGGGCACCGATCCGCACACGGTCGCCGGTGAGATCGGTGACGGCGGCGCCGCCGTCCTCAAGAAGCGCGTCACCGAGGCCGTCAACACGCACCTCGCCCCGATCCGGGCCCGCCGCACCGCCTACGAGCGGGACCGCCAGGTCGTCAGGGATGTCCTGCGGGCCGGCAACGCGCGGGTGAACGCCCTCGCCGACGCCACGCTCCAGGACGTCCGCGCCGCCATGAACGCCGACTACTGA
- a CDS encoding cytochrome P450: MTEQTPSCPAHAGAVPLSGLEYQQTPSQLYRALRSEHGPVAPVLLDGGVPAWLVLGYSELTYVTSHDELFARDSRRWNQWEHIPEDWPLLPFVGYQPSVLFTEGAEHQRRAGVITHALEQVDQFELARDCAQIADGLISDFAGSGRAELMSSYAHALAMRAAVQMCGMPQRGSDTQDLVDDLRISLDAAEGDDPVAAYVRVGERIQRLVKEKRERPGADVTSRMILDPAGLSDEEIVQDLISVIAAAQQPTANWICNTLRLLLTDERFALNVSGGRLSVGEALNEVLWLDTPTQNFIGRWAVRDTQLGGRQIRAGDCLVLGLAAANTDPQIWPDSHVGAENAAHLSFSNGEHRCPYPAPLLADVIARTAVETLLDRLPDLVLAVDPQELTWRPSIWMRGLMSLPVSFTPVVQ; encoded by the coding sequence GTGACGGAACAGACCCCTTCCTGCCCGGCGCACGCGGGCGCGGTCCCGCTGAGCGGTCTGGAGTACCAGCAGACGCCGTCCCAGCTGTACCGGGCGCTGCGCTCCGAGCACGGTCCGGTGGCACCGGTGCTGCTCGACGGGGGCGTGCCCGCGTGGCTGGTGCTCGGCTACTCCGAGCTGACCTATGTGACGAGCCACGACGAGCTGTTCGCGCGGGACTCGCGGCGCTGGAACCAGTGGGAGCACATCCCCGAGGACTGGCCGCTGCTGCCGTTCGTCGGGTACCAGCCCTCCGTGCTGTTCACCGAGGGGGCGGAGCACCAGCGCCGGGCCGGGGTGATCACGCACGCCCTGGAGCAGGTCGACCAGTTCGAGCTGGCCCGCGACTGCGCGCAGATCGCCGACGGGCTCATCTCCGACTTCGCGGGCAGCGGCCGGGCCGAGCTGATGTCCTCGTACGCCCACGCGCTGGCGATGCGGGCCGCGGTCCAGATGTGCGGGATGCCGCAGCGCGGCTCCGACACGCAGGACCTGGTGGACGATCTGCGGATCTCGCTGGACGCTGCCGAGGGCGACGACCCGGTCGCCGCGTACGTACGGGTCGGGGAGCGCATCCAGCGGCTGGTCAAGGAGAAGCGGGAGCGGCCCGGCGCGGACGTGACGTCGCGGATGATCCTCGATCCGGCGGGTCTGAGCGACGAGGAGATCGTGCAGGACCTGATCTCGGTGATCGCGGCGGCGCAGCAGCCGACGGCGAACTGGATCTGCAACACGCTGCGACTGCTCCTGACCGACGAGCGGTTCGCGCTGAACGTCTCCGGCGGGCGCCTGAGCGTGGGCGAGGCCCTCAACGAGGTGCTGTGGCTGGACACGCCGACGCAGAACTTCATCGGCCGCTGGGCGGTGCGCGACACGCAGCTCGGCGGGCGCCAGATCCGCGCCGGTGACTGCCTGGTCCTCGGGCTCGCGGCGGCGAACACCGACCCGCAGATCTGGCCGGACTCGCACGTCGGCGCGGAGAACGCGGCGCATCTGTCGTTCAGCAACGGCGAGCACCGCTGCCCGTACCCCGCTCCCCTGCTGGCCGACGTCATCGCGCGTACGGCGGTGGAGACGCTGCTCGACCGGCTGCCCGACCTCGTCCTGGCCGTCGATCCGCAGGAGTTGACGTGGCGGCCGTCCATCTGGATGCGCGGCCTGATGTCGCTGCCGGTGAGTTTCACACCCGTCGTGCAGTGA
- a CDS encoding ATP/GTP-binding protein: MGSATSELPASRTPLGAAADTGLKIVVVGGFGVGKTTLVRSVSEIRPLNTEEVMTQAGAGVDSTAGVAAKTTTTVAFDFGRISLNDHMVLYLFGAPGQERFWFLWDRLFSGTLGAVVLVDTRRMDDSWYAVDRLEHHGTPFVVAVNRFDDEPVRYSLDEIRQALALPAHVPMVDCDARVRSSGKDVLITLVDHLYAQAMALETTP; this comes from the coding sequence ATGGGCTCCGCAACCTCTGAGCTGCCCGCGAGCCGCACGCCGCTCGGCGCCGCCGCGGACACCGGCCTGAAGATCGTCGTGGTCGGCGGATTCGGCGTCGGCAAGACCACGCTGGTCCGGTCGGTGAGCGAGATCCGGCCACTGAACACCGAAGAGGTGATGACGCAGGCCGGCGCCGGCGTCGACTCCACCGCCGGGGTCGCGGCGAAGACGACGACCACCGTCGCCTTCGACTTCGGCCGCATCAGCCTCAACGACCACATGGTGCTGTACCTGTTCGGGGCTCCGGGGCAGGAGCGGTTCTGGTTCCTGTGGGACCGGCTGTTCTCCGGGACGCTCGGGGCGGTCGTCCTCGTCGACACCCGGCGCATGGACGACTCCTGGTACGCGGTCGACCGTCTGGAGCACCACGGCACACCGTTCGTCGTCGCGGTCAACCGGTTCGACGACGAGCCGGTGCGGTACTCCCTCGACGAGATCCGCCAGGCCCTCGCGCTGCCCGCCCATGTGCCGATGGTCGACTGCGACGCGCGCGTCAGGTCGTCGGGCAAGGACGTGTTGATCACCCTCGTGGACCACCTCTACGCACAGGCCATGGCCCTGGAGACGACACCGTGA
- a CDS encoding DUF742 domain-containing protein, translated as MTRRPVDTGAPDRLYTVTGGRSRADDTSFDLVTLVVAECEPVAAMQSEHVRILELCRRPTAVVEIAAELKLPITVVRILLGDLLATGKVTARHPRSAPAVAGLPDSALLKEVLHGLRNL; from the coding sequence GTGACGCGCCGGCCGGTCGACACCGGCGCCCCGGACCGGCTCTACACGGTCACCGGGGGCCGCAGCCGCGCCGACGACACCTCGTTCGACCTGGTGACCCTGGTGGTCGCCGAGTGCGAGCCGGTCGCGGCGATGCAGTCCGAGCACGTACGGATCCTGGAGCTGTGCCGACGTCCGACGGCGGTCGTGGAGATCGCCGCGGAGCTGAAGCTGCCGATCACCGTCGTCCGCATCCTGCTCGGCGACCTGCTGGCGACCGGCAAGGTCACCGCCCGCCATCCGCGCTCGGCCCCAGCCGTCGCCGGGCTCCCCGATTCCGCCCTTCTCAAGGAGGTGCTCCATGGGCTCCGCAACCTCTGA
- a CDS encoding roadblock/LC7 domain-containing protein, whose product MQTTDTSLTWLLESLLERTPGTRHALVLSRDGLKLCWSEHLTLDQADQLAAICSGIQALAQGASVEFGDGTGGVRHSMTEFHGGLLFIVDAGEGAHLAVVAAEEADPGVVGHQMTELVEQIGEHLRAAPRETAPGSGAS is encoded by the coding sequence ATGCAGACGACTGACACCAGCCTGACCTGGCTCCTGGAGAGCCTGCTGGAGCGCACCCCCGGGACCCGGCACGCCCTGGTCCTGTCCAGGGACGGCCTCAAGCTGTGCTGGAGCGAGCACCTGACGCTCGACCAGGCCGACCAGCTCGCGGCGATCTGCTCCGGCATCCAGGCCCTCGCCCAGGGCGCGTCGGTGGAGTTCGGCGACGGGACCGGTGGCGTACGGCACTCGATGACCGAGTTCCACGGCGGCCTGCTGTTCATCGTGGACGCGGGCGAAGGCGCTCATCTGGCGGTCGTCGCCGCCGAGGAGGCCGACCCGGGTGTCGTGGGCCACCAGATGACGGAGCTGGTCGAGCAGATCGGGGAGCATCTGCGGGCCGCGCCGCGCGAGACGGCCCCCGGGAGCGGCGCCTCGTGA
- a CDS encoding sensor histidine kinase has product MWTALVAWGCLAASVVTSYLLLGRAHGDARRSREELALLRGRLAQQSAESSELANRTLPAVVSRLRDPQGSTALPAAPPSDPQLRRVLDEFTALTEESLRQAASAAAERDAARGELERAAADLDRLTATTFPLAVARLREGLSADTVLAELEWPDNPLLRLPAETLLRELALSERRGAAAQAASAKALSRVQAKSVSMLADLRGMQERHGEEVFGDLLRLDHSTSQLGLMTDRLALLMGGRSSRAWNRPIEMESVLRGAVGRIAAYQRVRLHCATNAAIAGFAAEGVMHLLAELMDNAANFSPPIDEVHVYVEERSAGLVVTVEDSGLKMADAAMRRAEEAVSGQVTDLASLQGTRLGLAVVGRLAAKYRIDVNFRPSSRGGTGVVVLLPPQLLAQQREPVQSPVVAPRSVPTETHERALADEPSVPRPAQPAAATPNGLPVRPPGRTMAAAEQERGRPAPSPNPRRSRPVTRAPASAPSIAAARPRTATRPSRTDRPSSPRRPTILNPRTTP; this is encoded by the coding sequence GTGTGGACGGCCCTGGTCGCCTGGGGGTGCCTGGCCGCCTCCGTCGTGACCTCGTACCTGCTCCTGGGGCGCGCCCACGGTGACGCCCGGCGCTCTCGCGAGGAACTCGCCCTGCTGCGCGGCCGGTTGGCGCAGCAGAGCGCGGAGTCGTCCGAACTGGCGAACCGCACGCTGCCGGCTGTCGTCAGCCGGTTGCGGGACCCGCAGGGCAGCACGGCCCTCCCGGCCGCACCGCCGTCCGATCCTCAACTGCGCCGCGTCCTCGACGAGTTCACCGCGCTCACCGAGGAATCCCTGCGACAGGCCGCGAGCGCGGCGGCCGAACGGGACGCGGCACGGGGCGAACTGGAGCGCGCGGCCGCCGATCTGGACCGGCTGACGGCGACCACGTTCCCGCTGGCGGTGGCGCGGCTGCGCGAGGGCCTGTCCGCGGACACGGTCCTCGCCGAGCTGGAGTGGCCGGACAACCCTCTGCTGCGGCTGCCCGCCGAGACGCTGCTGCGCGAACTCGCGCTGAGCGAGCGGCGGGGCGCCGCCGCGCAGGCCGCTTCGGCGAAGGCGCTCAGCCGGGTCCAGGCGAAGTCCGTCAGCATGCTGGCCGATCTGCGCGGCATGCAGGAGCGGCACGGCGAGGAGGTCTTCGGCGACCTGCTGCGCCTGGACCACTCCACCTCTCAACTGGGCCTGATGACCGACCGGTTGGCGCTCCTGATGGGCGGCCGCTCCAGCCGCGCCTGGAACCGGCCGATCGAGATGGAGAGCGTGCTGCGCGGAGCCGTCGGCCGGATCGCCGCCTACCAGCGGGTGCGGCTGCACTGCGCGACGAACGCGGCGATCGCCGGGTTCGCGGCCGAAGGCGTGATGCATCTGCTGGCCGAGCTGATGGACAACGCGGCGAACTTCTCGCCGCCCATCGACGAGGTGCACGTCTACGTGGAGGAACGCTCGGCCGGGCTCGTCGTGACCGTCGAGGACAGCGGCCTGAAGATGGCCGACGCGGCGATGCGGCGCGCCGAGGAGGCCGTGTCAGGACAGGTCACCGACCTCGCCTCCTTGCAGGGCACCCGGCTCGGGCTGGCCGTCGTGGGCCGGCTCGCCGCCAAGTACCGCATCGACGTGAACTTCCGGCCCTCCTCCCGCGGCGGGACCGGCGTCGTCGTCCTGCTGCCGCCCCAGCTCCTCGCCCAGCAGCGCGAACCGGTGCAGTCGCCCGTCGTCGCCCCGCGCTCCGTGCCCACCGAGACGCACGAGCGCGCCCTGGCCGACGAGCCGTCCGTGCCGCGTCCGGCGCAGCCCGCCGCCGCCACGCCGAACGGGCTCCCGGTCCGCCCGCCGGGGCGCACCATGGCCGCCGCGGAGCAGGAGCGCGGCCGCCCGGCGCCCTCCCCGAACCCGAGGCGAAGCCGGCCCGTGACGCGGGCGCCCGCTTCGGCGCCTTCCATCGCGGCCGCAAGGCCAAGGACGGCGACCCGGCCGAGCAGGACGGACCGGCCGAGTAGCCCGCGCCGCCCGACGATCCTCAACCCCCGCACTACACCGTGA
- a CDS encoding ROK family transcriptional regulator has protein sequence MSARDAASWPALTPGERAVVIEVLRHGPLSRSELARRIGLSAGSLTRLTKPLIAAGVLVEETAAAGSRQGRPSLPLDVVAESRHFAGFKVTGDTVYGVVTTLRSEVVARREVPLDSPAPERVVEQLTQLVAEFGREFARLAGVGVGVAGPVREGGVVVDNTFLGWTGVPLAALVGERTGLPVVVDNDVTALAEAEAWSGAGRGLDRFALLTIGAGIGYTLVTGGRPVRTRETGGGIGRRWIVDPGGPLTPEGERGSAAALLTIPSILYQVRAATGRPMTYAQVLTAAAEGDPAASRVVGEAARALGLMVAQIADLALPQKILLAGEGVGLMDVAGDTVHAAVRARRHPDDEPVVLDTLPSDFHAWARGAAVLAIRVLVLGV, from the coding sequence ATGAGCGCACGTGACGCGGCGAGTTGGCCGGCCCTGACCCCCGGTGAGCGGGCCGTGGTGATCGAGGTGCTCCGTCATGGCCCGCTGTCCCGCAGCGAGTTGGCCCGGCGGATCGGGTTGTCGGCGGGGAGTCTCACCCGGCTGACCAAGCCGTTGATCGCCGCGGGGGTGCTCGTCGAGGAGACCGCGGCGGCCGGGTCCCGGCAGGGCAGGCCGTCGCTGCCGCTCGACGTGGTCGCGGAGTCACGGCACTTCGCCGGGTTCAAGGTCACGGGTGACACGGTGTACGGGGTCGTGACGACGCTGCGCAGCGAGGTCGTGGCGCGACGGGAGGTGCCGTTGGACTCCCCCGCCCCCGAGCGCGTCGTGGAGCAACTGACTCAGCTGGTAGCGGAGTTCGGGCGGGAGTTCGCGCGGCTCGCGGGGGTCGGGGTCGGGGTGGCGGGACCGGTGCGCGAGGGCGGTGTCGTCGTCGACAACACGTTCCTGGGCTGGACCGGGGTGCCTCTGGCCGCTCTCGTGGGCGAGCGGACGGGGCTGCCGGTGGTCGTGGACAACGACGTGACGGCGCTGGCGGAAGCCGAGGCGTGGTCCGGCGCGGGCCGCGGCCTCGACCGGTTCGCGCTCCTGACGATCGGCGCGGGCATCGGCTACACGCTCGTCACCGGCGGCCGTCCGGTGCGGACGCGGGAGACCGGGGGCGGCATCGGCCGGCGCTGGATCGTGGACCCGGGCGGTCCGCTGACCCCCGAGGGTGAACGCGGCAGCGCCGCCGCCCTGTTGACCATCCCCAGCATCCTCTACCAGGTGCGGGCGGCGACCGGGCGGCCCATGACGTACGCGCAGGTCCTCACCGCGGCGGCGGAGGGCGACCCGGCGGCGTCCCGGGTGGTCGGCGAGGCGGCGCGCGCCCTCGGCCTCATGGTGGCCCAGATCGCCGACCTGGCGCTGCCGCAGAAGATCCTGCTGGCCGGTGAGGGGGTGGGCCTGATGGACGTGGCAGGGGACACGGTGCACGCGGCGGTCCGCGCGCGCCGCCACCCGGACGACGAGCCCGTCGTGCTCGACACCCTGCCCAGCGACTTCCACGCCTGGGCGCGCGGAGCGGCCGTGCTCGCGATCAGGGTCCTGGTGCTGGGGGTCTGA